The proteins below are encoded in one region of Bremerella sp. P1:
- a CDS encoding DUF6629 family protein: MCFSAESSFAVAGLLLPAGVYCVRKALREEPAYLGFALIPFGFSIQQAVEGLVWLGLRYDAPVLKAWGATIYLLFALAIWPIWFPLSAAWAEPPGIRRWILTAWTTVGSLWLYLAWFPVLNDPSKIRVEVIEHSLRNRYPDSFLASGPSQWFMTTIYMVCTVIPLLLMSRWREMIVPVAIGLFSAIISGWFYNYSYTSVWCFFAAVLSMYCVYFFGTFGSSHNHLRQHGGIFAERVGISRAPPR; the protein is encoded by the coding sequence ATGTGTTTCTCTGCCGAATCGAGTTTTGCGGTTGCTGGTCTATTGTTACCGGCGGGCGTGTACTGTGTGCGGAAAGCTCTTCGTGAAGAGCCTGCCTATCTGGGCTTCGCACTGATTCCCTTCGGCTTCTCCATTCAGCAGGCGGTCGAAGGGCTCGTTTGGCTGGGTCTGCGATATGATGCTCCCGTTCTGAAGGCCTGGGGAGCGACGATCTACCTCTTGTTCGCTTTGGCCATATGGCCGATTTGGTTTCCGCTATCGGCGGCCTGGGCGGAACCTCCAGGAATACGACGCTGGATCTTGACGGCATGGACGACGGTTGGGTCACTCTGGCTGTACCTCGCTTGGTTTCCTGTATTGAACGATCCAAGCAAGATCCGTGTCGAGGTGATCGAGCATTCGCTGCGCAACCGTTACCCGGATAGTTTTCTGGCTTCAGGGCCGTCTCAATGGTTTATGACAACCATCTATATGGTCTGCACCGTGATCCCGCTTCTGCTGATGTCACGATGGCGAGAGATGATCGTGCCAGTCGCGATTGGCTTGTTTAGCGCGATCATCTCTGGCTGGTTCTACAACTACTCCTACACATCCGTCTGGTGTTTTTTCGCAGCCGTGCTTTCGATGTACTGCGTCTATTTCTTTGGGACATTTGGCTCCTCGCACAATCACTTGCGACAACATGGAGGCATTTTTGCTGAGCGAGTCGGCATTTCGCGCGCTCCACCGAGATAA
- a CDS encoding sodium:solute symporter family protein codes for MTWPDYAVLVGYFAVMIVIGIISSRSIKGQEDYFMGGRGFGKILQTFAAFGAGTGSSDPVNTGRTTFTSGLSGMWSVMYWLFVTPFYWITSVWYRRMRHLTLGDWFVERYESKALGAAYCLFGLLFFMVYGSMLFSAIGKVAAPLANINAIAIGETEIPIEYFLVPIIGVVVLAYGVLGGLRAAYYTDLIQGICIILLSIMLIPFGLNALVEQFGDPSRDGMMAGFRILHEQLPQEHFDLVGSSSMSEFPWYRVVAIVLINLMGIVVQPHFIATGGGSAKSEWDARVGLVVGNFLKRFCTVGWMLTALIALALFAGHPELAGDPDKTWGIASRELLSPGLTGLMVACLLAALMSSVDAYMIVGSGLVVRNVYAAYINENASEKECVRVGRLTGSVIVAGAVLISLLMMDVFEQLQLTWVLAVSFAAPFWIGMYWRRATASAACVTVAYCAIVFFIAPNLLPFVPGVRTAAPYTITNDFVETTTTRAAAPSDVARRNLDIELWRDQQEQAQQLLATAKEDSDAGGIAQLEQQIALLEATGPKALAVGDQLTEVTRTGGQPIFWSGGVSPIDENGNPVEGIELTVVKEQRLDENSTQKVMRYPEDITLRASGNFKLDLLLFQLLGVDLRSKSNAAIDTLGLLPKMAAPMLVMILFSLFTRRNTKDALDRHYAKMNTPVDPDHQRDQSNLEAAMEDPSAIERHKIFPGSDLEFYWPSKVDLTGFIICVAVCFGIIAIAGWVAGIGG; via the coding sequence ATGACGTGGCCTGACTATGCGGTGTTGGTGGGGTACTTCGCGGTGATGATCGTGATTGGCATCATCTCCTCGAGAAGCATCAAGGGGCAAGAAGACTACTTCATGGGGGGGCGGGGCTTTGGCAAGATCCTGCAGACTTTTGCTGCCTTTGGTGCTGGCACAGGTTCCAGTGACCCGGTCAATACGGGCCGCACCACGTTCACCTCAGGTCTGAGTGGGATGTGGAGCGTGATGTACTGGCTGTTTGTGACTCCCTTCTATTGGATCACAAGCGTATGGTACCGGCGAATGCGGCACTTGACGCTGGGTGATTGGTTCGTTGAGCGGTATGAATCCAAAGCCCTGGGAGCAGCCTATTGTCTGTTTGGACTTCTGTTCTTCATGGTTTATGGGTCGATGTTGTTTTCGGCCATCGGCAAAGTGGCAGCGCCACTGGCGAATATTAACGCCATTGCGATTGGCGAAACTGAGATCCCCATCGAGTACTTCCTGGTCCCGATCATTGGTGTCGTCGTGCTGGCCTACGGAGTTTTGGGCGGCCTGCGGGCAGCCTATTACACCGATCTGATTCAAGGTATCTGCATTATTCTGCTTTCGATCATGTTGATACCTTTTGGCCTGAATGCGTTGGTCGAGCAGTTCGGCGATCCCAGTCGCGATGGCATGATGGCTGGTTTTCGTATTCTGCACGAGCAACTGCCCCAAGAACACTTCGACTTGGTCGGGTCGTCTTCGATGAGCGAGTTTCCCTGGTATCGCGTTGTGGCCATCGTGCTGATCAACTTGATGGGCATCGTCGTTCAACCGCACTTTATCGCGACGGGCGGCGGATCGGCCAAGAGCGAGTGGGATGCCCGCGTGGGTCTTGTCGTGGGAAATTTCCTCAAACGCTTTTGCACAGTGGGATGGATGCTTACCGCCCTGATTGCGTTGGCGCTCTTTGCGGGGCACCCCGAATTGGCGGGCGATCCCGACAAGACCTGGGGAATCGCTTCGCGGGAACTGCTTTCCCCTGGCTTAACTGGATTGATGGTCGCCTGCCTGTTGGCGGCATTGATGAGCAGTGTCGACGCTTACATGATTGTCGGTTCCGGTCTCGTCGTGCGAAACGTGTATGCCGCCTACATCAACGAGAACGCATCGGAAAAAGAATGTGTTCGGGTAGGTCGACTTACCGGTAGTGTCATTGTCGCCGGTGCCGTGCTGATCTCGCTGCTGATGATGGACGTGTTCGAGCAATTGCAATTGACCTGGGTGCTTGCGGTGTCGTTTGCCGCTCCGTTCTGGATCGGCATGTATTGGCGGAGGGCGACCGCTTCGGCCGCCTGTGTCACCGTGGCGTACTGTGCCATCGTATTCTTTATTGCCCCCAATTTGTTGCCATTTGTACCAGGAGTACGTACGGCGGCCCCTTATACGATCACCAATGACTTCGTGGAGACAACAACCACTCGGGCAGCGGCGCCATCCGATGTCGCTCGCCGCAATTTGGATATCGAATTGTGGCGTGACCAACAGGAGCAAGCACAACAACTGTTGGCGACCGCCAAGGAAGATAGTGATGCGGGAGGGATCGCCCAACTAGAGCAGCAGATCGCTCTGCTTGAAGCAACAGGTCCTAAGGCCCTGGCCGTCGGCGATCAACTGACTGAAGTAACGCGAACAGGAGGACAACCGATTTTTTGGAGCGGTGGTGTCTCCCCGATCGATGAGAATGGCAATCCAGTCGAAGGTATTGAGTTAACCGTGGTGAAAGAGCAACGCCTGGACGAGAATTCGACGCAGAAGGTGATGCGTTACCCAGAGGACATCACACTGCGTGCCTCAGGCAATTTCAAACTCGACCTGCTGCTCTTTCAACTGCTCGGCGTTGACCTGCGGTCTAAGAGCAATGCGGCCATCGACACGTTAGGTCTACTGCCGAAGATGGCCGCCCCCATGCTGGTCATGATTCTCTTCAGCCTGTTTACCAGGCGGAACACCAAGGATGCGCTCGATCGACACTACGCTAAAATGAATACACCGGTCGATCCGGATCATCAACGAGACCAATCGAATCTGGAGGCGGCAATGGAAGACCCCTCTGCAATCGAACGTCACAAGATTTTTCCCGGCAGTGACTTGGAGTTTTACTGGCCGTCTAAAGTCGACCTTACGGGCTTTATTATTTGCGTCGCGGTCTGCTTCGGGATCATTGCGATCGCAGGCTGGGTAGCAGGCATTGGCGGGTAG
- the rfbF gene encoding glucose-1-phosphate cytidylyltransferase produces MKAMILCGGEGTRLREFTEVLPKPLVEIGGRPILWHIMNIFSAAGVNDFTLCLGYKGNMIRNYFLNYEAMESDFTIRLGDPSSLQLHNRCDVTRDWKVTCVDTGEQAMTGARIARAARFLVDDERFCLTYGDGIADIDINELIKFHVAEGALATMTGIRPPSRFGDLEITNNRVTSFREKSQVGQGLINGGFMVMELDFLRYLTADDQCVLEREPLERCARDGQLAVYEHHGFWYCMDTFRDWKVLDEMWRTKDTPWLKREAA; encoded by the coding sequence ATGAAAGCAATGATTTTATGCGGTGGTGAAGGAACGAGACTCCGCGAGTTCACCGAGGTCTTGCCCAAGCCCTTGGTGGAAATTGGTGGCCGCCCCATCCTCTGGCACATCATGAATATCTTCTCCGCGGCCGGAGTGAACGATTTCACACTTTGCCTTGGTTACAAAGGCAATATGATCCGAAACTATTTCCTCAACTACGAGGCCATGGAATCGGACTTCACGATTCGGCTCGGTGATCCTTCATCCCTGCAGCTACATAATCGATGTGACGTAACCCGCGACTGGAAAGTTACGTGCGTTGACACCGGCGAACAGGCAATGACCGGAGCACGAATTGCTCGTGCGGCTCGCTTTCTGGTCGACGACGAACGATTCTGCCTGACGTACGGGGATGGAATTGCGGACATCGACATCAACGAGCTGATTAAGTTTCATGTTGCCGAAGGTGCGTTGGCAACGATGACCGGTATTCGCCCTCCCAGCCGATTTGGCGACTTGGAAATCACGAACAATCGCGTGACCTCCTTCCGCGAAAAATCACAAGTTGGTCAAGGCTTGATCAACGGCGGGTTCATGGTCATGGAACTCGACTTCCTGCGTTATCTCACGGCAGACGACCAGTGCGTGCTGGAACGAGAGCCACTGGAACGATGTGCTCGCGATGGCCAACTGGCCGTCTATGAGCACCATGGATTCTGGTACTGCATGGATACGTTCCGAGACTGGAAAGTACTCGACGAGATGTGGCGCACCAAGGACACGCCTTGGCTGAAGAGGGAAGCGGCATGA
- a CDS encoding serpin family protein produces the protein MFGNLLQLSGISWALVLLTAWPGLGEEISTQKESPLAIAVNQVGFDLLYALELEKDEDNLVYSPLSVSACLSMLETGARGQTAAELSAATRFNGRRAELAAAWSQLLGELDSDQGDFTLRYAAQLWGATGYDYQPAMLQILREKYRAELFLLDFRSEPEQARREVRQWMQQQTGSQIKFDDAIPISPDTMLLVTSSLYFRDSWTHPFLPQLTREAAFGKTKGKEESAPKVSLMHQIARIRYAENSQCQLVELPYQGERVTFVVVLPKDVDVPQSEERKLSAADLSRLRSDAKEMSVELFLPRFQITEGSSLKQTLNRLGVRTAFSPEADFTPVAGKSNLYLQDIRHQAVIDLNESGTEVAAVTTAFISKSVREADAVFRADHPFLFFVIDDRTDAILLMGKFAKP, from the coding sequence ATGTTCGGAAACCTCTTGCAGCTCAGCGGCATCTCTTGGGCCCTGGTTTTGTTGACTGCGTGGCCTGGACTGGGGGAAGAGATTTCGACACAGAAAGAATCACCGCTGGCAATTGCGGTCAATCAAGTCGGGTTTGATTTGCTCTACGCTCTCGAACTGGAGAAGGACGAGGATAACCTTGTTTACTCGCCCCTTAGCGTTTCCGCGTGCCTATCGATGCTCGAGACGGGAGCGCGGGGGCAAACCGCCGCAGAATTGTCCGCCGCCACACGCTTTAACGGCCGGCGTGCGGAGTTGGCGGCTGCCTGGTCGCAGTTGTTGGGTGAGCTTGATTCGGATCAAGGAGACTTCACCCTTCGCTATGCGGCACAGCTTTGGGGTGCAACCGGATACGACTACCAACCGGCAATGTTACAGATCCTACGCGAGAAATATCGAGCAGAACTCTTTCTCCTCGATTTCCGTAGTGAGCCGGAACAAGCCCGACGCGAAGTCAGACAATGGATGCAGCAGCAAACAGGCAGTCAGATCAAGTTCGACGACGCCATTCCGATTTCGCCCGATACGATGCTGCTCGTGACTAGCTCGCTCTATTTTCGAGATAGCTGGACGCATCCATTTCTGCCACAACTCACGCGCGAAGCGGCGTTTGGAAAGACGAAGGGCAAAGAAGAATCGGCACCGAAGGTGTCTCTGATGCACCAAATCGCGAGGATCCGCTATGCCGAGAATTCGCAGTGCCAACTCGTGGAACTCCCCTATCAAGGTGAGCGGGTCACCTTTGTCGTCGTACTTCCCAAGGACGTGGACGTACCACAGTCCGAAGAGCGGAAGTTGAGTGCGGCCGATTTAAGCCGTTTGCGGTCGGACGCGAAGGAAATGAGCGTCGAGCTATTTCTGCCTCGTTTTCAGATAACAGAAGGTAGTTCGCTGAAGCAAACGCTCAACCGACTTGGCGTTCGGACAGCTTTCAGTCCCGAGGCCGATTTTACCCCAGTCGCTGGGAAGTCGAACTTGTACCTCCAAGACATCCGTCATCAGGCGGTGATCGACCTCAACGAGTCAGGCACCGAGGTCGCGGCGGTTACGACTGCTTTTATCTCCAAAAGTGTACGCGAAGCGGACGCGGTCTTCCGTGCAGATCATCCATTTCTGTTTTTCGTGATCGATGATCGAACAGACGCGATCCTGTTAATGGGGAAGTTTGCCAAACCATAG
- a CDS encoding caspase family protein produces the protein MFWKRYTMLTAAILVLSGLSSAYGLDGNDARRLHALIVADTADTTVGPLVDIDRRKFYEMITAEIPGVRRGPVEVLKGSAVTKENLLAKVDAMEVQNDDTVLCYFTGHGAFMKERGQVLRMSNGELLLRNDLLERLKAKNARLTVLITDACSNVIEPRALAAMSMAQGIDHDACRYLFFRHRGIVDLHAAAPGEEAVALNESGSIFTSALIDVINQPNMAFRGTPITWREVVGQVALRTKEAFKMQYDASKDFRVLFPNQKTQTVKVASLGEPIATPIPKVPWRLGIRVSNTNGQGVRIDEVFKDSQAEWAGFQVGEVLYRIETGWGNPLVTQIRNTNDFMQTFWSGQAALQPDVHKFYLNNPADRTSRTVKVRIRDISVRR, from the coding sequence ATGTTTTGGAAACGATATACGATGCTGACGGCAGCAATCTTGGTGCTGTCCGGCCTGTCTTCGGCATATGGACTCGATGGGAACGATGCACGACGTCTTCACGCTTTGATCGTTGCCGATACGGCCGATACGACCGTGGGACCATTGGTCGACATTGACAGGCGAAAGTTCTACGAAATGATCACCGCCGAAATTCCAGGCGTACGTCGCGGGCCGGTCGAAGTGCTCAAAGGGAGCGCTGTGACCAAGGAAAACCTGTTGGCCAAGGTGGATGCCATGGAGGTGCAGAATGACGATACGGTTTTGTGTTACTTCACTGGGCATGGGGCATTCATGAAGGAACGCGGCCAAGTCCTGCGAATGTCGAACGGAGAATTGTTGCTGCGGAACGACTTGCTGGAACGGCTGAAAGCGAAAAATGCCCGCCTGACCGTCCTGATCACCGATGCCTGTAGCAACGTGATCGAGCCGCGCGCTTTGGCTGCGATGTCGATGGCCCAAGGGATCGATCACGACGCATGTCGGTATCTCTTCTTTCGCCACCGAGGCATTGTCGACCTTCATGCGGCAGCTCCAGGGGAAGAAGCCGTCGCGTTGAATGAGAGTGGCAGCATCTTCACTTCGGCGTTGATCGATGTGATCAATCAGCCCAACATGGCGTTCCGCGGAACTCCGATCACTTGGCGAGAAGTCGTGGGGCAGGTAGCACTCCGCACGAAGGAAGCCTTCAAAATGCAATACGACGCGAGCAAGGACTTTCGAGTTCTATTTCCCAATCAGAAGACGCAGACCGTCAAAGTCGCCAGTCTGGGCGAACCAATCGCGACCCCGATCCCCAAAGTACCGTGGCGGCTAGGTATCCGTGTGAGCAATACCAACGGCCAAGGCGTTCGTATCGACGAAGTCTTTAAGGATTCTCAGGCGGAGTGGGCAGGTTTTCAGGTTGGAGAGGTTCTTTATCGCATTGAAACCGGTTGGGGAAATCCACTGGTGACCCAGATCAGAAATACCAACGACTTCATGCAGACCTTCTGGTCGGGCCAGGCGGCGCTTCAACCTGACGTCCACAAGTTCTACCTGAATAATCCCGCCGACCGTACGTCGCGGACGGTCAAGGTTCGGATCCGTGACATCAGCGTTCGCCGCTGA
- the rfbG gene encoding CDP-glucose 4,6-dehydratase — MKTQFQGKRVFLTGHTGFKGSWTSLWLSQMGAQVYGYALDPPTNHNNFTSSQVASRLAADTRADLSDFDQLQTAIDQARPDVILHMAAQPIVNTALADPRSTYQTNVMGTVNLLEAVRVIGRPCHVIVITSDKCYRDLGENRPYKEDDPLGGNDPYSASKGATEVVAHSYRASYFPPASLQEHGISLATARAGNVIGGGDWGACRIVPDLCAAFHRGDMLQLRMPHAIRPWQHVLEPVSGYLHLAAEMIRRPSPRWCQAWNFGPEDESAVTVERLVREFSKAWNGGGWENAIPDEPLRESVYLRLNNSKAKRELGWFPRWSLQETVERTVRWYKRFHLDPSQNMLASCLEDLEAYQETQGILV; from the coding sequence ATGAAAACCCAATTCCAAGGAAAACGCGTCTTCCTGACCGGACATACTGGGTTCAAAGGATCCTGGACTTCCCTCTGGCTTTCCCAAATGGGAGCCCAAGTCTACGGATATGCTCTCGATCCGCCAACCAATCACAATAACTTCACGTCGTCGCAGGTCGCTTCAAGATTAGCTGCGGATACCCGTGCGGATCTCTCGGACTTTGACCAATTGCAGACCGCAATCGATCAAGCTCGACCCGATGTTATTCTTCACATGGCAGCCCAGCCTATCGTGAACACAGCGCTCGCCGATCCACGCAGCACCTACCAGACGAACGTCATGGGTACGGTGAACCTGCTGGAAGCCGTTCGCGTAATCGGACGTCCCTGTCACGTGATCGTGATCACCAGCGACAAGTGTTATCGCGACTTAGGCGAAAACCGTCCTTACAAGGAAGACGACCCGCTGGGTGGCAACGATCCCTACAGCGCCAGTAAAGGAGCGACGGAAGTCGTCGCTCATAGCTATCGAGCCAGCTACTTTCCACCAGCCTCGCTACAAGAGCATGGCATCAGTCTTGCAACGGCCCGGGCGGGCAATGTCATTGGCGGTGGCGACTGGGGTGCGTGCCGTATTGTTCCTGACCTATGTGCAGCGTTTCATCGCGGAGACATGCTGCAGCTGCGCATGCCGCATGCAATCCGACCATGGCAACATGTGCTGGAACCCGTTTCTGGCTATCTCCACCTGGCCGCAGAGATGATTCGTCGACCGAGTCCTCGCTGGTGCCAGGCTTGGAACTTCGGACCGGAAGACGAATCGGCCGTTACGGTCGAGCGATTGGTCCGTGAGTTCAGCAAGGCTTGGAATGGTGGTGGCTGGGAGAACGCGATTCCCGATGAGCCACTCCGCGAATCGGTCTACCTACGACTGAACAACTCGAAGGCCAAGCGGGAACTGGGTTGGTTTCCACGCTGGTCTCTTCAGGAAACCGTCGAACGTACCGTTCGGTGGTACAAGCGTTTTCATTTAGATCCATCGCAAAATATGCTCGCGTCTTGTTTGGAGGACTTGGAAGCCTACCAGGAGACTCAGGGGATT
- a CDS encoding nucleoside hydrolase: protein MCSLTVGMGQARATDPVPVIFDTDISGDVDDVLALAMLHTLADRSECDLKAVTISKVNPLTAPFVDAVNTFYGRGQIPIGVTRDAQKRESKYLSLVKTKDEGEFRYPHDLLSSDDAPDAVTILRKALAAAEDKSMVLIQVGLAANLADLVESPADEISDLTGKELIRRKVRLTSVMAGAFSPVNGNAHYLEANVKNGIGSMQRFAEMWPHDSPVVWSDFLIGIAAPYPRESVARDFGYVPHHIVREAYLLHSGPNHDRPTWDLTSVLYAVRPEDRYFGLSEPGLVSVDDDGFTRFQPQANGRDRYLTMDKDQAIRVIETQRALVSQPPLAK from the coding sequence ATGTGCTCTCTGACAGTCGGAATGGGACAAGCCCGAGCGACTGATCCGGTTCCCGTTATCTTCGACACCGACATCTCCGGTGACGTCGATGATGTGTTGGCCTTGGCCATGCTGCATACGTTGGCCGATCGCAGCGAGTGCGATCTTAAGGCCGTGACCATCTCCAAGGTGAATCCGCTTACGGCCCCGTTTGTCGACGCGGTGAACACGTTTTATGGCCGCGGGCAGATTCCTATCGGCGTTACTCGCGACGCTCAGAAGCGGGAAAGCAAATATCTGTCACTCGTGAAAACGAAAGATGAGGGTGAGTTTCGTTACCCGCACGATTTACTCTCCAGTGATGATGCACCGGATGCCGTGACCATATTGCGAAAGGCCCTTGCCGCGGCGGAAGACAAGTCGATGGTGCTGATCCAAGTGGGGCTGGCCGCCAACCTGGCCGACCTGGTCGAATCTCCGGCGGATGAGATCAGCGATCTGACGGGCAAAGAACTCATTCGCCGGAAGGTACGATTGACCTCGGTCATGGCAGGCGCTTTCTCGCCGGTCAACGGCAATGCCCATTACCTGGAAGCGAACGTCAAAAATGGGATCGGCTCGATGCAGCGTTTTGCCGAGATGTGGCCGCACGACTCCCCCGTGGTATGGAGCGATTTTCTGATCGGAATTGCCGCGCCCTATCCGCGAGAAAGCGTGGCCCGGGACTTCGGCTACGTGCCACACCACATTGTGCGGGAAGCCTATCTCCTGCACAGTGGCCCCAATCATGACCGGCCAACCTGGGATTTGACCAGTGTGCTCTACGCCGTGCGACCAGAAGATCGCTACTTTGGGCTTTCCGAGCCGGGACTGGTTTCGGTGGATGATGACGGTTTCACGAGATTTCAGCCTCAGGCCAACGGCCGCGATCGCTACTTGACTATGGACAAAGATCAGGCCATTCGCGTCATCGAGACGCAACGTGCGCTCGTCAGTCAGCCGCCGCTCGCTAAGTAG